One Streptosporangium becharense genomic window, CCGGGGTCCAGGCCCGGATAGTAGCGGCAGGCGTCGCGGGCCATGTCCTCCAGCTCGGCCAGGGCCTCGACACCGGCGTACCCGCCGCCGACGAAGACGAAGTGCAGCGCCTTGGCGCGGACCGCCGGGTCGGTGGTCGACACGGCGAGGTCCAGCTGGGCGAGCACGTGGTCGCGCAGGCGGATGGCCTCCTCGATCGTCTTGAAGCCGACACCGCACTCGGCCAGGCCGGGGACGGGCAGCAGCCGGGAGATCGAGCCCGGCGCGAAGACCAGCAGGTCGTACTCCAGGGTGCGGCCGGGTCCGGTGTGCGGCTGGAGCTCGACGGTGCGCCGTGCGGGGTCCATGGCGACCACCCAGCCGTTGAGGACGGCGCAACGGGACAGGACCCGGCGGAGCGGTACGACGACGTGCCTGGCCTCGACGTTGCCCGCCGCCGCCTCGGGCAGGAACGGCTGGTAGGTCATGAACGAGTCGGCGCCGACGACGGTGACGCGCGCCTCGTGCGGGCGTAGCCGGCGCTGGAGCCGCAGGGCGGTGTACATGCCCACGTAGCCGCCGCCGACGATCACTATGTGAACGGGTTGCCTCATGAACCGGGCGTACCCCGAAAAAGCAGGTCAGACCTTAAACGACATGACGATGGACGTGCCCGAAGCGCCAGTGGTGAACCTGATGTCGGAACTGACCATCCGGGCCACCCACAGCCCCATGCCGCTGGTCGCGTAGGGGCCGGGAGGCGTCTCGCCGGGGGTGGTCTCGGGCTCCCAGTGACCCTCGTCGCGGATCTCCACGACGAGGGTCCGCCCGACGGTCCACATCCGCAGCACCGCCTTGGCCGTGGCGTGCCCGTGGGTGACGGCGTTGGTGGCCACCTCGTTCACGGCGACCAGGAAGTCGGCCAGGCGCTCCTGTGACATGCCGCTGCGCACGGCGTGGGCGGCGGCGAAGTCGCGGACATCGGGAAGATCGGGGAGGCAGAAGGCGAGCTCTGCCACCGAGGCCGTGACAGAGGGGATACGGGAACGGTCGCCGCCCGCCATGAAGCGAGCAGGACGAGCACCGTCCTCGTTCACCCGGAATCCGCCTCCCCTGTTCCGTTCCGCCGTTTTCATCAGCATGGGGGATTTCCAAACCGCACCCTACAGCCGTGTCGTCGCCGACTGGGGTGCCCGGTTACCGACGGTGTATTCAGCACTCGGCGACCAGTTCCTCGCGAAGCTGGTCCAGCACCTTCCGCAGGATGCGGGAGACGTGCATCTGGGAGATCCCGAACTCGGCCGCGATCTCGGCCTGGGTCATGTTGCCGAAGAACCTCAGCAGGAGGATGTTCTTCTCGCGGGCCGGCAGCTTGCCGATGAGCGGCTTGACCGCCTCGCGGTCGACCAGCGTGCCCAGCGCGTCGTCCTCGTCGGGGATGACGTCGCCCAGCGCCGCAGCGTCGTCGTCGGCGCCGAGCGGGGCGTCCAGCGACAGTGCGCTGTAGGCGGCGGAGGCGTCCAGGGTCAGCAGGACGTCCTCTTCGGAGATGTTCATCTTGGCGGCCAGCTCGGAGACCGTGGGGGAACGGCCGAGCACCTGGCTGAGGTCGGCGACCAGCCGGTTCAGCTCCGCCCTGCGCTCCTGGTAGACGCGGGGAACGCGGATGGCCCAGGTGCGGTCGCGGAAGTGACGCTTGACCTCGCCGGTCATGGTAACTACGGCGTATCCGCGGAAGGCGTGCCCGAGGGTCGGGTCGTAGCCGTTGATGGCCTTCATCAGGCCGACGTACGCGGCCTGCAGCAGGTCCTCCAGGGGCTCGCCGCGGTAGCGGTAGCGGCGGGCGATCTCCAGTGCGAGGGGGCGGTGCATCTCGACGATGCGCTCACGCAGGCGTTCGGCACGTTCTTCGGAGATCTCAGGCAGGGCCATCTCCGCCAGGAGTTCCTCGGCGGTCATGTCGATGATTTCGAGTGCCTGAACAGACATTGCTGCTCCCTGGTATTACTGTCGGGCGAGCCGAGACCACGGAGCCATATCCGGGCAGACGGCATCGCCTCGACCACGTTTCGAGGCGAGGCCCTCTGCTGGACCTCTGGTTCCAGTATTACCCCGATTCCAGGAGTATTCCTCGCCCGCAGGTAACAGTAAGGTTGCTAATCGAATGGCGCGAGGAGGCTATGAGTGACGGTGTCGGAGAACGGCGAGAGATCGGCAGCCCTGACGCTCACGTCGGCGCTGGTCGGTGGGATCAACGTGATCCGGGTGACGGGCCTGCTGGACGCGACGACGAGAGATCAGTTCGCCGACTACCTGGCGGCCGAGACGAGTGAGCACGGGCCCGACATGGCCCTCGACCTGGGCGGGGTCACCTTCATGGATTCCCGGGCGCTCGGGCTGATCGTCCACCACTGGCAGCTCAGCACCGACGCCGGTGCCAAGTTCGCCCTCATCGGGGTCGAGTACGCCAAGACCAAGGTCATGTGGATCACCGGTCTGGCCCAGCGGCTTCCCATGTACGACACGATCGACGACGCGCTCGCCGCCTTCGGCTGACCGGGGACGCGGACCGGACCGGCCGCGGCCGGTCCGCGGCTCCCCCACGGCCGGGTTCCCCACGGCCGGGCTCCCTCCGGCGGCTCCCGCGGCCGGCCTCAGGAGTTCGCGGCGCCCCGGTTGCGCTGGTGTTCCTCGACCAGCAGCCTGGCCAGGTCGGCCACCTTCACCTGGTGGTGCTGCGAGACCCGGCGCAGCTCGTCGAAGGCGGCCTCCGCCGAGCAACCGCTGGACTTCATGATGATGCCCTTGGCCTGGTCGATGATGGCCCGGCCCGCGAGCGCCTCCTGCATCTGGGCGGCGTCGGTGCGGACCTCGTCGTAGTCCCACATGTTGGCCAGTGCCACGCCGACCTGCCCGGCGAGCATGTCGGCCAGCGGCGGGACGTTCCTGGCGGCGAAGACGCCGGGCCGCACCCCGTACAGGCCGAGGACCAGCACGGCGCGTTCGACGGTGATCGGCAGGGTCAGGACCGAGCGGACGCCGCAGCGGACGGCCATCGCGGCGTAGGCGGGCCAGCGCGGCTCACGGAGCGTGTCCTGGATCATCACGTGGCGGCGGGTGGCGCGGGCCTCCGCGGAGGGCCCCTCCCCCATGTCCCCCTCGCTGTCGACGAGTACGATCAGCTCGCTGTGCGAGGCGGAGACGACCATCCGTTCCTCGCGCCACAGCTCGGCGGAGCCGCCGGCGCAGCCGGGCACCCCCCCGGCGAGGGTCGCGGTGAGGCCGCGCAGCACGCTCTCGCTGGAGGTTTCCTCGCTGACCCTGCCGAGGGACGCCAGATCCCTGGCGAGCACGGGTGTCACCATATCCATCCCGCGAGCCCCCTTCCTGCTTTCGCTAACTTAATCACTATCCGACCGCGCATCGATTCGGCCCACCGGGTGGCGTACCGTCTACGACGGGACGAGGCCCATTCCGGCTCCTGACGAGGACGTGCATTGACCGACGCCATCGGCCTTCAGGCCCTGGAACAAGCGCTGAGCGCACTCACCACCAGGGTCTCCTCCCTGCGCGAGGCCAAGTCCGCCTACCCCGCCGACCCCCGGTCCACACTCGACGCGGCCCTCGCCGAGCTCGACACGGCCCGCGAGCTGCTGGAGGCATCCCTGCGGGAGCTGCGCAGGGCACCCAGGAGGTCGGGTGAGCGGGAGAGCGGGTCGCAGCGGGAGCTCAAGCTGCTGCGGCAGGTGTTCCGGACCTTCCCGGTGCCGGTGGTGGTGCTGGACGCCTCGGGGGTGGTGCGGAGGATCAGCAACGAGACCTCCCGGATGCTCGGCAGCCCGGCGGGCTACCTGATCGGCCGTTCGTTCCCCCTGTTCGTCGACGTCTCCCGGCGGGCGGCCTTCCGCTCGCACCTGACCGCGGTCCAGCAGGGCGGCCAGACCGCCACGTTCCAGACCCGGCTGGCCCACCAGGGCCGTGCGCACACCGTCCAGCTGGCGCTGACCCGGTTGACCATGCCGGGCGAGCCGCAGGAGATGGTCGCGGTCATGGTGCTGCCGCTGGAGACGCAGGTGCCCGGTCCGCCTCCGGGCCCGGCCGACCGGTCGGACGCGGCCCTGGTGCTGGCCGCGGCGCGCCGCCAGGAGCTGCTGGCCAGGATGGGCCGGTTGCTGCTGGACGAGGAGAGCCTGCGCCAGCCGGTGACCGTCACCCGGGCGTCCCGGCTGCTCGCCGCCGAGTGGGCCGACTGGGTGATCGCCGACGTGGTCCGCGACGGCATGCCCCGGCGGGCCTGCGTGATCGGGCCGAGCGACAAGCCGGTGACCGAGCTGGTCCGGGTGACCGAGACGATGAACCCGCTGACCGCTCCGGCCGTCGCGCACGTGTTGACCGGCGGTTCCGGCGTGGTGCACGAGATGCTGGAGGAGGAGACGCTGCTCGGCGACGTCCCCGGCGGGCCTCCGCTGCTGCGGGTGATGGGGGCCGCCTCCGCGCTGATCGTGCCGATCTGCGGCGGCGACGGCGCCGTGCTGGGCACGCTGTCCCTGGTGCGGCTGCGCGACCGCGAACCGTTCTCACTGGCCGATCTGGGGCTGATGGAGGAGATCGGCGCCCACCTGGGGCTGGCCCTGCGTGCCCGCGAGAGCTTCCAGACCCGGTCCCAGGCCGCCGAGGCGCTGCGTACCAGCGTGGTGCCGCGGACGCTGCCGGACATTCCCGGGTTCGAGGCCGCGGCGATCTACCACGCCGGCTCCAGCCTGGTGGGCGCCGAGTTCTACGACGTCTTCCCGGTCAGGGAGGGCTGGGGGTTCGCCCTCGGCGGCGCCGCGGGCAAGGGCGAGGAGGCCGCGTCGGTCAGCGCCATGGTGCGCAACGGGCTGCGGGTGCTCAGCGTCTGGGAGTCCGACCCGGGCGAGGCCCTGCGCAAACTGAACCAGGCGCTGGCCGCGCAGCACAGCGGCATGTTCGTGATGGCCGTGGCCGGGTTCATCCGGGGACGCAGGATCAGGCTGGCCAGCGCCGGGCACCATCCGGCGGCCCTGCTGCGGCCCGACGGCGGGGTGCGTTTCACTGCGGGAGGCGGTGTCCCGCTGGGCATCGGCCCGGAGGCTGAGATGTTCTCCGAGGAGCTGACGCTGACCGCCGGCCAGACGTTGGTCTTCTACTCCGACGGCCTGGTCGCCTCCCGCGACGAGCAGGGCGAGGCGTACGGGGAGACCCGGCTCGCCGACGTGCTGGCGCGGTGCGCGGGACGCTCCCCCGCCGAGGTCGTCAAGACCGTCGAGGAGGACCGGCACGCGTTCTCCGGCGGACGGGTGTGGGACGAGATCGTGATTCTCGCGCTCCGCGTCGTATAGGTTTGCTGACTTGGCGTGACAGGTGGTCTCGCCGCGTGACGATCGCCCGTCTCCGGCGACGTCCGCGCGCAACGGAGTGGGGACGGTCCTTCATGAGCTCCATCCATCAGGCCGCGGTCTACGACTCCGACCGGCGTTTCCTGGACGTCGCGGTGCCGTTCGTCCGCGACGGACTGGACCGGGGCGACCCGGTCCTGGTCGCCGTCACCTCGGCCAACCTGGAACTGCTCGGTGACACGCTGGGCAGGGACGGCCGCCTGGTCGACTACGCCGAGAGCGGCTTCCTGGGCCGGCGGACCGTGGAACGTGCCACGGCCTTCCACCGCTACTGGCAGCGGCGCGGCTCCGAGGTGTCCCGCGGCGGGCACGTGCGGATCCTCGCCGAGCCGGTGTGGGGCGGCCGGGCGCCGGCCCAGGTGCGGGCCTGGCAGCGCCTGGAGGCGGCGCTCAACCTGCTGTTGCGGGACACCAACGTGTGGATGATCTGCCCGTACGACGCGAGGGTCCTGGACCGGCACGTGGTGGCCGCCGCCAGACGCACCCATCCCGCCCTGTCACCGGACGGCCGCTCGCCGGTTCCCTGCCCCGAGTACACCGACCCGGCGGAGTTCATCAGCGAGTGCGACTCGGTGCCTCCGCCGGAGCCGCCGGACGACGCGGCGCACGCCCGGGTGGGCACGCTTCACGAACTGCGGGCGTTCGTCACCGACCAGGCGTCCTTCATGGGGCTGAACCACGACCGGGCGGCACTGCTCGCCGTGGCCGCCAACGAGGCCGCCGGGATGCTCGGGACTCCGCTGACGGTCCGGTTGTGGGAACGCCTGGGTGCGGTCACCTGCCGGGTCCACTGCGCCGACGGACGCGTGCCCGATCCGGCCGCGGGGTTCCTCCCGCCGGGGTCGTCGGCCGACCCCGGTGACGGGCTGTGGATCGCCCGGCAGCTCTGCGACCGCCTCGACATCCATCACGACCAGGACGGATGCACCGTGCAGCTGTGCTTCCCGAGCGCACGCGCCGAGGAGCTCCGGCAGAGCCGGAAGTACTGAGGTTTGGCTTTCCCCGAGATCGGGGTATGGTAGGCGGCATACAGACGTGTGCCTAAGACGCAGGCACCCCTGAAGGAATCACAGGCTTGTCATGCCTATCTCCTCCCAGAGGTGTGCCGTGAATATTGCGTTCGTCTCTTCCGAAGCCCTCGCTCCTGCCCAGGACGAGTCCGACCTCGCCGCCCAGCGTGCCCACCTGCTGGCCATGGCGCGCGAGCTCGGCCGCGAGCACAAGGTCACGATCTACACCCGGAAGAACTCCGAGAGCGGCAAGGACCGGGTCCGCGTGGCGCAGGGCGTCACCGTCGAGCACCTGCCCGCCGGCCCCGCCACCGAGCTTCCCGAAGACGGCGTGCTGCCCTACCTGTCCGACCTGGGCGACCAGCTGATGCGCCGCTGGGGACAGGACCGGCCGGATGTGATCCACGCGCACTCCTGGACCGGCGGCCTGGCCGCCATCGCCGGCGCGAACGGGCTGAACGTCCCCTTCACCCAGACCTTCGGCAGCGAGCACGCCCACGACGCCAAGGACGCCAAGAAGGTGCGTCTGCAGCGGGCCATCGGCCGCCGGGCCAGCGCGGTGATCGCCGGGTGCGGTGACGAGGAGTCCTCGCTGATCCGGCTGGGCGTGCCGCGCCGCAACATCGCGGTGATCCCCTGCGGCGTCGACGTCGAGCGTTTCAAGCGCCAGGGTCCGGCCGCCGCGCGCAACGGCAGGCCGCGGCTGCTGCACGTGGGCCCGCTGACGTACGACAAGGGCGTCCACACCGCGATCCGGGCACTGGAGGGCATCCCGGACGCCGAGCTGGTCATCGCCGGTGGGCCCGCCGCCACCGAGCTGGAGCACGACGCCGACGCGCACCGCGTGATGCTGCTGGCCAAGGAGGTCGGCGTCGAGAACCGGATCACGCTGCTCGGGCACGTCCCGCACTCCTCGGTGCCCAAGCTGATGCGCAGCGCCGACGTGGTGCTGTCGCTGCCGCAGGAGGCCCCGGCCGGGGTCGTCGCACTGGAGGCCATGGCCTGCGGCGTGCCGGTCATCGCCTCGGCGGTGGGCGCCCACCTCGACTCGGTCGTGGACGGTGTGACCGGTCTGCTGGTGCCTGCCGACCGGCCGGCCCGGACCTCCCGCCTCACCCGGGAGCTCCTCGCCGACCCGACCCGCCGTACGGCTCTCGGCTTCGCCGGCGCCGACCGTGCCCGGTCCCGCTACTCGTGGGAGCGGATCAGCCAGGAGCTCGTGCACGTCTACGAGAACGCGCTGGCCGGCGTCCGCTGAGGTGTGGGCGGGCCGCCGGTGGCGGCCTGTCCCCCCGCACCGGAACCACGACGACCGGGGGCCCCGAAACGGGGCCCCCGGTCGTGTGTTCACCGCCCAGGCCCTTGTCCCGCGTTCACCACCCGGGGCCCGTAACCCGTGTTCGCCGCCCGGGTCCGTGTCCCGGGTCGGCCGTCTCCGGGGACCGGGAGTCACGGAGGTCAGCGCCGTCCACGCCGGTCCCGCAGACCGCCGTACTCCCGGGGACCGGGGTCACGGACGCCGGGAGCGCGTCCCGACGCGACGGTGGAGGACCACGCCGACGCCGCTCGCGGTCAGCAGGACGGCCCCGGCCAGGACCAGGACCACCGCGCCACCCACGGCCCCGTCGGTCCAGTCCCAGACGGCCTCGGGCACGGCGAGCGTCAGCCCGGCCACACCGCTGACGAGCAGCACCCAGGTGCGTTCACGCGCGTACAGCGCGAGGCAGGCCAGCGCGACCGCCGCGGTCAGCCAGTAGCCGAGAGCGCCGCCGTCCCACAGCAGCGGCCACTGCCCGCCGCCGAGCGCGACCGCGGCGCCCATGCCGGTGCCCAGGTCACGCGGGACGAGCCGGCCGGTGAGGGCGAGCGTCACGATGAGAGCGCCCAGGGCGACGTAGGCGAAGCCTCCGAAGACGGCGGTGGAGGAGTCCGCGGCGAGCTCGGCGACCAGGCCGGCGACTGTGGTGACGGCCAACGCCCCGCAGGTCAGCAGGCCGACGGCGGTGGGAAGCAGCGTGTACCCCGCCACCGCGACCGCCAGTCCGGCGGCGCCGCTGACCGCCTCCCGGTAGCTCTCCAGTCCGTCGGGGCCGCCGACCGCGCTTCCCGTGCAGAAGGCGGCGGCGACCGCGCCCAGCGCGGCGAGCGTGGCGGCCACCCTGCCCTCCACGACGGCCGTCCGGCCGGTCGCCGACCGTGCGGCCCGGCCCAGGCCGGCGGCCGTCCCGAGCAGCAGGACGGTGATCACCGCGAGGACGGTGATCCTGGCCGGCTGGTCCATCCGGTCCCAGCCGAGGCCGAGGAAGGCGGCGGCGCCCGCCAGCACGAGCCCTCCGCCGACGTAGGCGACGATCTCGCTCCACGGTGCCCGGCCCCCGGCTCCGTCCTGGTGTTCCCGCAGTGCCCCGGCCACCGCGCGGGCGACCGGTTCGACCTGGTCGGCGCGGAGCTCGCCGGAGTCCACCAGCCGCTCCAGTGCCCGCCGTACGGGATCAGCACTGCTCATGTCCGGAATAGTGACATAGAAGTGGATAAATCTGGATAGATAGCGCTCCTCCCCCGCGCAGTCAGAGCAGCCGGGCCGCCTTGAGGCCGAGGTGGAGCAGGAGCCGGTCCTCACCGTCGGCCAGATCCCGGCCGGTCAGCCGCTCGGCCTTGGCCAGCCGGTAGTACAGCGTCTGACGGTGCACGCCGAGCGCGGCCGCGGTCTTCTGCACATGGCCGGCGCGGTCCAGATAGCCCTCCACCGTCCTGGCCAGCTCCGGGTCACCGGCCAGGATCCCGGTTTCGGCGGCCAGCTCCCGGAGCTCCACCGGGGACATCCGGGCCAGCGCGCGGTAGATCCCGAGGCCGGACCAGGTCGCGACCGGCGCGAACGCGGGCACCCGCGCGGCCACCCGCAGCGCGTGCACGGCCTCCCGCCAGCTCCGCCACGCCTGCGCGGGGTCGGCCCGGGAGTCGCCGACGCCCGCCGCGGTGGCGTACATGGCCTGGATCCGGCAGGCCAGCTCCCAGGCCTGGCCTGCCGGGGCGAGGAGCGCCACCATCGGCTCGTCCTGGGCTCCGACGGCCGGGTCGGCGAGGATGCCGCGCGGGAGCGTCCACAGCGCGGCGACCCGGTCCGGGGAGCCGTGGACCGCGATCGCCGCGACCGGTCCGCGCAGGTCGAGCCGGGCCAGCGCCGAGGAGCGCTCCTCGGCGTCGGAGGAGAACAGCTCCCGCAGATACCTGCCCAGGTCCTCGCGGCGGCGGGCCTCCTGGGCGAGGGCCGCCGCCGCCCGGGAGACCAGACCGGCCACCGAGGCGAGGGCGTCGTCGCCGAGCGTGCCGTCGTCGAGCAGCCACAGGTAGCCGTACGTCACCTCCCGGTGCCGCAGCGGCACGCACACCCGGGCGAGCACCCGCAGGTCGGCGTCCGCCGGAATCCGGACCGGCCCGCGGGCGGTGGCGATGCCGTACCCCTCGAAGTAGGACCGCACCTCCTCGGTGGCGCGGCGGCGGAGGATGGACTCCTGACGCACCGCGTCGATGTCACCACTCTGCGCGGCGTACGCCAGGAGCTGGAACGAGCGGTCCTCCAGGGTGGCCGAAGCACCGAGCCTGGCGGCTATCTCATCGACTGTCTCCTGTAGCACCTCACCATTGTTGTGCATTTGTATGAACACTTTTGCCGCGTATCGTGGCAGATGCACATCACGCTCCGCTGAGCTGGAGTTTTAGGGTGGAAGCATGCTCGGTTCCCTACTTCTCGGCGCATCCCGGGTGCCGCTGGTCCGGCGCGCGGTGTCCGGTGTGCCGTTGACGCGCAAGGTCGTCGATCGTTTCGTCGCCGGCGAGACGACCCAGAACGCGGTCGACGCGGTCCGCAGGCTGACCTCCGCCGGCCTGACCGTCACCGTCGACCACCTGGGAGAGGAGACGAAGGACGCCGAGGCCGCCACGCAGACGGCCGACGCGTACGTCGCGCTGCTCGGCGCGCTGAGCGGACTGGGACTCGGCGACCGCGCCGAGGCGTCGGTGAAGCTCTCCGCCGTCGGCCAGGCACTCGGGTCCGACGGCGGCAAGATCGCGCTGGAGAACGCCCTGCGCATCTGCGAGGCCGCCCACGCCGTCGGCGCGAACGTGACCCTCGACATGGAGGACCACACCACGGTCGACTCCACCCTGGAGATCCTGCGGGCGCTGCGCCACGACTTCCCCGCCACCGGCGTCGCGATCCAGGCCTACCTGTTCCGCAGCGAGGCCGACTGTCGTGACCTGGCGCACGAGGGCTCGCGGGTCCGGCTGGTCAAGGGGGCCTACGCCGAGCCGGCCTCGGTGGCGCACCAGAGTAAGAACGAGGTCGACAAGGCCTACGTGCGCTGCCTGCGGATCCTCATGTCCGGCGCGGGCTACCCGATGGTGGCGACCCACGACGACCGCCTGATCTCGATCACCGAGACGCTCGCCGACCGGTTCGGACGTTCCCGGGGCGAGTACGAGTACCAGATGCTCTACGGAATCCGCACCGACAAGCAGCGGGCCCTGGCCGGGGCCGGCCACACGATGCGTGTCTACATCCCCTACGGCGACGACTGGTACGGCTACTTCATGCGCCGGCTGGCCGAACGCCCGGCGAACATCGCCTTCTTTCTTCGCGCTCTTGGAGGCAAGTGATGGATGCCATCTCCACGGTCCCGACCCCGGCCAACGAGCCGGTGCTCGGCTACGCGCCGGGCAGCGCCGAGCGCGCCGCGCTCGAGAACCGCGTCAAGGAACTGGCCGGTGCCCAGCTGGACCTGACCATGAC contains:
- a CDS encoding ATP-binding protein; this translates as MAELAFCLPDLPDVRDFAAAHAVRSGMSQERLADFLVAVNEVATNAVTHGHATAKAVLRMWTVGRTLVVEIRDEGHWEPETTPGETPPGPYATSGMGLWVARMVSSDIRFTTGASGTSIVMSFKV
- a CDS encoding SigB/SigF/SigG family RNA polymerase sigma factor — its product is MSVQALEIIDMTAEELLAEMALPEISEERAERLRERIVEMHRPLALEIARRYRYRGEPLEDLLQAAYVGLMKAINGYDPTLGHAFRGYAVVTMTGEVKRHFRDRTWAIRVPRVYQERRAELNRLVADLSQVLGRSPTVSELAAKMNISEEDVLLTLDASAAYSALSLDAPLGADDDAAALGDVIPDEDDALGTLVDREAVKPLIGKLPAREKNILLLRFFGNMTQAEIAAEFGISQMHVSRILRKVLDQLREELVAEC
- a CDS encoding STAS domain-containing protein, whose translation is MTVSENGERSAALTLTSALVGGINVIRVTGLLDATTRDQFADYLAAETSEHGPDMALDLGGVTFMDSRALGLIVHHWQLSTDAGAKFALIGVEYAKTKVMWITGLAQRLPMYDTIDDALAAFG
- a CDS encoding ANTAR domain-containing response regulator — encoded protein: MLARDLASLGRVSEETSSESVLRGLTATLAGGVPGCAGGSAELWREERMVVSASHSELIVLVDSEGDMGEGPSAEARATRRHVMIQDTLREPRWPAYAAMAVRCGVRSVLTLPITVERAVLVLGLYGVRPGVFAARNVPPLADMLAGQVGVALANMWDYDEVRTDAAQMQEALAGRAIIDQAKGIIMKSSGCSAEAAFDELRRVSQHHQVKVADLARLLVEEHQRNRGAANS
- a CDS encoding SpoIIE family protein phosphatase, with product MTDAIGLQALEQALSALTTRVSSLREAKSAYPADPRSTLDAALAELDTARELLEASLRELRRAPRRSGERESGSQRELKLLRQVFRTFPVPVVVLDASGVVRRISNETSRMLGSPAGYLIGRSFPLFVDVSRRAAFRSHLTAVQQGGQTATFQTRLAHQGRAHTVQLALTRLTMPGEPQEMVAVMVLPLETQVPGPPPGPADRSDAALVLAAARRQELLARMGRLLLDEESLRQPVTVTRASRLLAAEWADWVIADVVRDGMPRRACVIGPSDKPVTELVRVTETMNPLTAPAVAHVLTGGSGVVHEMLEEETLLGDVPGGPPLLRVMGAASALIVPICGGDGAVLGTLSLVRLRDREPFSLADLGLMEEIGAHLGLALRARESFQTRSQAAEALRTSVVPRTLPDIPGFEAAAIYHAGSSLVGAEFYDVFPVREGWGFALGGAAGKGEEAASVSAMVRNGLRVLSVWESDPGEALRKLNQALAAQHSGMFVMAVAGFIRGRRIRLASAGHHPAALLRPDGGVRFTAGGGVPLGIGPEAEMFSEELTLTAGQTLVFYSDGLVASRDEQGEAYGETRLADVLARCAGRSPAEVVKTVEEDRHAFSGGRVWDEIVILALRVV
- a CDS encoding sensor histidine kinase, producing MSSIHQAAVYDSDRRFLDVAVPFVRDGLDRGDPVLVAVTSANLELLGDTLGRDGRLVDYAESGFLGRRTVERATAFHRYWQRRGSEVSRGGHVRILAEPVWGGRAPAQVRAWQRLEAALNLLLRDTNVWMICPYDARVLDRHVVAAARRTHPALSPDGRSPVPCPEYTDPAEFISECDSVPPPEPPDDAAHARVGTLHELRAFVTDQASFMGLNHDRAALLAVAANEAAGMLGTPLTVRLWERLGAVTCRVHCADGRVPDPAAGFLPPGSSADPGDGLWIARQLCDRLDIHHDQDGCTVQLCFPSARAEELRQSRKY
- a CDS encoding glycosyltransferase translates to MNIAFVSSEALAPAQDESDLAAQRAHLLAMARELGREHKVTIYTRKNSESGKDRVRVAQGVTVEHLPAGPATELPEDGVLPYLSDLGDQLMRRWGQDRPDVIHAHSWTGGLAAIAGANGLNVPFTQTFGSEHAHDAKDAKKVRLQRAIGRRASAVIAGCGDEESSLIRLGVPRRNIAVIPCGVDVERFKRQGPAAARNGRPRLLHVGPLTYDKGVHTAIRALEGIPDAELVIAGGPAATELEHDADAHRVMLLAKEVGVENRITLLGHVPHSSVPKLMRSADVVLSLPQEAPAGVVALEAMACGVPVIASAVGAHLDSVVDGVTGLLVPADRPARTSRLTRELLADPTRRTALGFAGADRARSRYSWERISQELVHVYENALAGVR
- a CDS encoding PucR family transcriptional regulator, translating into MLQETVDEIAARLGASATLEDRSFQLLAYAAQSGDIDAVRQESILRRRATEEVRSYFEGYGIATARGPVRIPADADLRVLARVCVPLRHREVTYGYLWLLDDGTLGDDALASVAGLVSRAAAALAQEARRREDLGRYLRELFSSDAEERSSALARLDLRGPVAAIAVHGSPDRVAALWTLPRGILADPAVGAQDEPMVALLAPAGQAWELACRIQAMYATAAGVGDSRADPAQAWRSWREAVHALRVAARVPAFAPVATWSGLGIYRALARMSPVELRELAAETGILAGDPELARTVEGYLDRAGHVQKTAAALGVHRQTLYYRLAKAERLTGRDLADGEDRLLLHLGLKAARLL
- a CDS encoding proline dehydrogenase family protein codes for the protein MLGSLLLGASRVPLVRRAVSGVPLTRKVVDRFVAGETTQNAVDAVRRLTSAGLTVTVDHLGEETKDAEAATQTADAYVALLGALSGLGLGDRAEASVKLSAVGQALGSDGGKIALENALRICEAAHAVGANVTLDMEDHTTVDSTLEILRALRHDFPATGVAIQAYLFRSEADCRDLAHEGSRVRLVKGAYAEPASVAHQSKNEVDKAYVRCLRILMSGAGYPMVATHDDRLISITETLADRFGRSRGEYEYQMLYGIRTDKQRALAGAGHTMRVYIPYGDDWYGYFMRRLAERPANIAFFLRALGGK